The Clostridioides sp. ES-S-0010-02 genome window below encodes:
- the dpaL gene encoding diaminopropionate ammonia-lyase, whose protein sequence is MREIKWKLNNLPKAEEKEKGIEFLKDEEIAKAKAFHESFPQYEKTPLVKLDNLAKLLGVSGIYVKDESYRFGLNAFKVLGGSYSMGKYLAQRLNKDISELGYEKLTSKEIKDQLGEITFFTATDGNHGRGVAWTANKLGQKSVVLMPKGSSEFRLNKIKGEGADASITDLNYDDAVRLANDYAEADDHGVMVQDTAWDGYEEIPAWIMQGYGTMAKEAIEQLKEYGVDRPTHVFVQAGVGSLAGAVQGYVASIYDECPITVVVEADEADCYYKSAEAGDGKPRFVGGDMPTIMAGLACGEPNTIGFEVLKNYSSAFVSAPDWVSAKGMRVLGNPLRGDEKVISGESGAVTTGALVSILESEDLKDLREALKLDENSKVLLISTEGDTDPDKYKDIVWNGEYQSK, encoded by the coding sequence ATGAGAGAAATAAAATGGAAATTAAATAACTTACCTAAAGCAGAGGAAAAAGAAAAAGGAATTGAATTTTTAAAGGACGAAGAAATTGCAAAAGCTAAAGCATTTCATGAGAGTTTTCCACAATATGAAAAAACTCCTTTAGTTAAATTAGATAACTTAGCAAAATTATTAGGAGTTAGCGGAATATATGTTAAAGATGAATCTTATAGATTTGGATTAAATGCATTTAAAGTTTTGGGTGGTTCTTACTCTATGGGTAAATACTTAGCTCAAAGATTAAATAAAGATATATCAGAGTTAGGATATGAAAAATTAACTTCAAAAGAAATAAAAGACCAATTAGGAGAAATAACTTTCTTTACAGCTACAGATGGAAATCATGGTAGAGGAGTTGCTTGGACAGCTAATAAATTAGGTCAAAAATCTGTTGTATTAATGCCAAAAGGTTCTTCTGAATTTAGATTAAATAAAATCAAAGGAGAAGGTGCAGATGCTAGTATAACAGACTTAAATTATGATGATGCAGTAAGATTAGCTAATGATTATGCAGAAGCTGATGACCATGGAGTAATGGTTCAAGATACAGCATGGGATGGATATGAAGAAATACCAGCATGGATAATGCAAGGATATGGAACTATGGCTAAAGAAGCTATAGAACAATTAAAAGAATATGGAGTAGATAGACCAACGCATGTATTTGTGCAAGCAGGAGTTGGTTCGCTTGCTGGTGCAGTTCAAGGATATGTTGCTTCAATATATGATGAATGCCCAATAACAGTAGTAGTAGAAGCTGATGAGGCAGATTGTTACTATAAATCAGCAGAAGCAGGAGATGGAAAACCAAGATTTGTAGGTGGAGATATGCCAACTATAATGGCAGGTCTTGCTTGTGGAGAACCAAATACTATAGGATTTGAAGTATTAAAAAATTATTCATCAGCATTCGTTTCAGCACCAGACTGGGTTTCTGCTAAAGGTATGAGAGTTTTAGGAAATCCTCTAAGAGGAGATGAAAAAGTAATCTCTGGAGAATCTGGAGCAGTTACAACTGGAGCATTAGTTTCAATACTTGAAAGTGAAGATTTAAAAGATTTAAGAGAGGCTTTGAAATTAGATGAAAACTCTAAAGTATTATTAATAAGTACAGAAGGAGACACTGACCCAGACAAATATAAAGATATAGTTTGGAATGGAGAATACCAAAGTAAATAA